One Oscillatoria sp. FACHB-1406 DNA window includes the following coding sequences:
- the mfd gene encoding transcription-repair coupling factor: MVFDSVIRTLARSPLTQELRSKLQAQKSLHLSGIARLPKGLIASTFAQTEQQNLFVVCATLEEAGRWAMQLEAMGWKQVLFYPTSEASPYEPFDPESETIWGQMQVLAQLSSDRAAGEIAIVATERALQHHLPPPEVFQSYCLQLEVGMSLDSKTLDLQLAQLGYDRVSLVETEGQWARRGDLVDIFPVSSELPLRLEWFGDELEKIREFDPSTQRSLDRIERILLSPTNFSTIIAAALKTANITLETADDEIANTSEGLRRYLGIAFEQPASLLDYLANNTLIAIDEPEQCEAHSDRWVERAEEQWEFYTQIAANNSTSAPTLPKIHRSFNDALTSAESFLKLQLSELADESTGSLNLSSRAIPTTPHQFAKLAEILRGKREIYSALKLDKFNTWLISAQPSRSVALLQEHDCPAQFVANPRAFPAIDKLQTQHIPVALKYSGLAELEGFILPTFRLVVVSDREFFGQHVLATAGYIRKRRRAVSKQVDLEKLHPGDYVVHKSHGIGKFLKLERLEQREYIVIQYADGVLRVPADSFDTLSRFRQTGKTPPELHKMSGKAWENTKNKVRKAVKKVAIDLLDLYAKRAQQIGFAYPADVPWQEELEDSFPYQPTPDQLKAVQDVKRDLENERPMDRLVCGDVGFGKTEVAVRAIFKAITTAHKQVAVLAPTTILTQQHYHTLKERFAPYPINVGLLNRFRTPSERKDILNRLATGELDVVVGTQQLLGKGVQFKDLGLLVVDEEQRFGVNQKEKIKAIKTHLDVLTLSATPIPRTLYMSLSGIREMSLITTPPPSRRPIKTHLSSYNPEAIRTAIRNELDRGGQIFYVVPRVEGIEEVAAQLREMVPGLRIAIAHGQLDPADLEATMLAFNNNEADLLVCTTIIESGLDIPRVNTIIVEDSQKFGLSQLYQLRGRVGRAGIQAHAWLFYPKQSKLTETARQRLRALQEFTQLGSGYQLAMRDMEIRGVGNLLGAEQSGQMDAIGFDLYMEMLQEAIKEVQGQEIPKVEDTQIDLKLTAFIPADYMTDLEQKMDAYRIVARTSSKKELQQIEEDWRDRYGEIPAPARQLLQVVELKQVAKSLAFSRIKPEGAQHVVLETPMEEPAWRLIQEKLPKHLHSRFVYSPKKVTVRGLGTLKPEKQLESLIDWLGAVEKALPVLN, encoded by the coding sequence ATGGTTTTTGATTCTGTTATTCGTACTTTGGCGCGATCGCCGCTCACCCAGGAACTCCGCTCTAAGCTCCAAGCGCAAAAATCCCTGCATCTGAGCGGTATCGCTCGCCTTCCCAAAGGACTTATCGCTTCTACCTTCGCACAAACCGAGCAACAGAATCTTTTTGTCGTTTGCGCTACCCTCGAAGAAGCCGGACGTTGGGCGATGCAATTGGAGGCGATGGGGTGGAAACAGGTGTTGTTCTATCCGACTTCGGAAGCGTCGCCCTACGAACCTTTCGATCCCGAATCGGAGACGATTTGGGGGCAGATGCAGGTTTTGGCGCAGTTGTCTAGCGATCGCGCGGCGGGGGAAATCGCGATTGTCGCCACAGAACGCGCGCTGCAACACCACCTCCCGCCGCCGGAGGTTTTTCAAAGTTATTGTCTCCAACTCGAAGTCGGAATGAGTTTGGATTCAAAAACACTGGATCTGCAACTCGCCCAACTCGGTTACGATCGCGTTTCGTTGGTGGAAACGGAGGGACAATGGGCAAGACGGGGCGATCTCGTCGATATTTTTCCGGTTTCCTCGGAATTGCCGTTGCGTTTGGAATGGTTCGGCGACGAACTCGAAAAAATTCGCGAGTTCGATCCGAGTACCCAACGTTCTCTCGATCGTATCGAGCGAATTCTCCTGTCGCCGACTAATTTTTCAACGATTATCGCCGCCGCCCTCAAAACGGCGAATATAACCCTAGAAACTGCCGATGATGAGATTGCTAATACTTCAGAAGGATTGCGGCGCTATCTGGGAATTGCCTTTGAACAACCGGCATCCTTACTCGACTATTTAGCGAACAATACGTTAATCGCGATCGACGAACCGGAGCAATGCGAAGCGCATAGCGATCGCTGGGTAGAACGTGCGGAAGAACAGTGGGAATTTTACACTCAAATCGCTGCGAACAATTCAACAAGCGCCCCAACTTTACCCAAAATTCACCGTTCTTTCAATGATGCTTTAACAAGCGCAGAATCTTTCTTAAAACTGCAACTGTCTGAACTTGCTGACGAAAGTACCGGCAGTTTAAACCTGTCCTCTCGCGCCATTCCCACCACGCCCCATCAATTCGCCAAACTTGCCGAAATCTTGCGCGGAAAACGCGAAATTTATAGCGCGCTCAAACTCGATAAATTCAATACCTGGTTAATCTCCGCCCAACCCTCTCGCTCCGTCGCACTGCTGCAAGAACACGACTGTCCCGCTCAATTTGTCGCCAATCCCCGCGCTTTTCCCGCGATCGATAAATTGCAAACCCAGCATATTCCCGTCGCCCTTAAATATTCGGGATTAGCAGAACTAGAAGGTTTTATTTTACCCACCTTTCGCCTCGTTGTGGTTAGCGATCGCGAATTTTTTGGGCAGCACGTTCTCGCTACTGCCGGATACATTCGCAAGCGTCGCCGCGCCGTTTCCAAACAAGTCGATCTCGAAAAACTTCACCCCGGCGATTATGTCGTGCATAAAAGTCACGGAATTGGCAAATTTCTGAAGCTCGAACGCTTGGAACAGCGCGAATATATTGTCATTCAATATGCAGACGGCGTGCTGCGCGTCCCTGCCGATAGTTTCGATACGCTCTCCCGCTTCCGCCAAACCGGGAAAACGCCGCCCGAACTCCATAAAATGTCCGGGAAAGCGTGGGAAAATACTAAAAATAAGGTTCGTAAAGCCGTCAAAAAAGTCGCGATCGATCTTCTCGATTTATATGCGAAACGCGCCCAACAAATTGGCTTTGCTTATCCCGCCGATGTCCCCTGGCAAGAAGAACTCGAAGATTCTTTTCCTTACCAACCCACGCCCGATCAATTAAAAGCCGTTCAAGATGTCAAGCGCGACTTAGAAAACGAACGCCCGATGGATCGATTGGTGTGCGGCGATGTCGGTTTCGGTAAAACCGAAGTTGCCGTTCGCGCTATCTTTAAAGCGATTACAACCGCTCATAAACAAGTCGCCGTTCTCGCGCCCACCACTATCTTAACCCAGCAACACTATCACACCCTAAAAGAACGGTTTGCGCCCTATCCCATCAACGTCGGATTGCTCAATCGTTTTCGCACGCCCAGCGAGCGTAAAGATATTTTAAATCGCCTTGCAACGGGCGAACTTGATGTAGTAGTGGGGACGCAACAACTGCTTGGAAAAGGCGTTCAATTTAAAGATTTAGGGTTATTAGTGGTCGATGAAGAACAGCGATTTGGGGTCAATCAGAAGGAAAAAATCAAGGCGATAAAAACTCACCTCGATGTCCTGACTTTAAGCGCAACGCCAATTCCGCGCACGCTATATATGTCCTTATCCGGCATTCGGGAGATGAGTTTAATTACTACGCCGCCCCCGTCTCGCCGCCCGATTAAAACTCATCTTTCCTCTTATAATCCCGAAGCGATTCGGACGGCAATTCGCAACGAACTCGATCGCGGCGGACAAATCTTTTACGTCGTGCCGCGCGTGGAGGGAATTGAGGAAGTCGCGGCGCAATTGCGGGAGATGGTTCCGGGGTTGAGAATCGCGATCGCGCACGGACAACTGGATCCGGCGGATTTAGAAGCAACGATGCTCGCCTTTAATAACAACGAAGCCGATTTATTGGTGTGTACGACCATTATTGAATCGGGCTTAGATATCCCTCGCGTGAATACGATTATCGTTGAAGATTCCCAAAAATTCGGGCTGTCGCAACTCTATCAATTGCGAGGAAGAGTCGGACGGGCGGGAATTCAAGCTCATGCTTGGTTATTTTATCCCAAACAAAGTAAACTCACCGAAACGGCAAGACAGCGATTGCGCGCCCTGCAAGAATTTACTCAGTTAGGATCGGGGTATCAGTTGGCAATGCGGGATATGGAAATTCGCGGCGTTGGCAATCTTTTAGGCGCGGAACAATCGGGACAAATGGACGCGATCGGCTTCGATTTGTATATGGAAATGTTGCAAGAAGCAATTAAAGAAGTTCAAGGTCAAGAAATCCCGAAAGTCGAAGATACGCAAATAGATTTGAAGTTGACCGCCTTTATTCCGGCGGATTATATGACCGATTTAGAGCAAAAAATGGATGCTTATCGCATCGTGGCGCGCACGAGTTCTAAAAAAGAATTGCAGCAAATCGAGGAAGATTGGCGCGATCGCTACGGCGAAATCCCTGCCCCCGCGAGGCAACTGCTGCAAGTCGTCGAACTCAAACAAGTCGCGAAGTCCCTCGCTTTTTCTCGCATTAAACCCGAAGGCGCACAGCACGTTGTCCTAGAAACGCCAATGGAGGAACCCGCTTGGAGATTAATTCAAGAAAAGCTGCCCAAGCATTTACATTCCCGCTTCGTTTATAGCCCCAAAAAAGTGACGGTGCGCGGATTGGGAACCCTAAAGCCAGAAAAGCAATTAGAAAGCTTAATCGACTGGTTGGGAGCCGTAGAAAAGGCGCTTCCGGTGTTGAATTAA
- a CDS encoding energy-coupling factor ABC transporter ATP-binding protein: protein MLYLKNLVYHPPATPTPILKSLNLELPPQQLGLVVGPSGSGKSTLLEILSGLAEPTGGSIYWGSSELTFLELQMLGGLVFQFPERHFCGGTLLEELRLGHPEIGSEQLKTALKEVGLDHLPFSTAPTTLSGGQQRRLALAVQLVRQPNLLMLDEPTAGLDWSMRRQLVKLLAKLKEHWTLLVVTHEAGELVEIADRCWQLTHGVLTAVEPRDLAARTGVPLSARALG, encoded by the coding sequence ATGCTATATCTGAAAAATCTGGTTTACCATCCTCCAGCTACCCCAACGCCCATTCTCAAAAGTCTAAACTTAGAACTCCCGCCCCAACAGTTGGGATTAGTCGTCGGCCCGAGCGGTTCGGGTAAATCAACCCTCCTCGAAATTTTATCGGGATTAGCAGAACCAACGGGCGGCAGTATCTATTGGGGCAGTAGCGAATTAACGTTCCTCGAGTTGCAAATGCTCGGCGGTTTAGTCTTTCAGTTTCCCGAACGTCATTTTTGCGGCGGAACCCTGCTCGAAGAACTGCGCCTCGGACATCCGGAAATCGGCTCCGAGCAACTCAAAACCGCCCTTAAAGAAGTCGGCTTAGATCATCTGCCCTTTAGCACCGCTCCCACCACCTTAAGCGGCGGACAGCAACGCCGTCTCGCTTTAGCCGTGCAACTCGTGCGCCAGCCCAACCTGTTGATGTTAGACGAACCCACCGCCGGACTCGATTGGTCGATGCGCCGTCAGTTGGTGAAGTTGCTGGCTAAACTGAAGGAACACTGGACGTTGTTAGTCGTCACCCACGAAGCAGGGGAGTTAGTGGAAATTGCCGATCGCTGTTGGCAGTTAACCCACGGCGTTCTGACAGCCGTAGAACCGCGCGATCTCGCAGCCAGAACAGGCGTTCCCCTTTCCGCGCGCGCCCTGGGATAA